Below is a genomic region from Syngnathus typhle isolate RoL2023-S1 ecotype Sweden linkage group LG3, RoL_Styp_1.0, whole genome shotgun sequence.
GGGCGTGCTCCTCTACATGCAAGGCATTTCAAAAATTCTTAGTGCGTTAGGTCCGAGTAACCATTCCACATACGGACTGGTTTTATCAGGGAACTCTTGTGACGTGGccacttttatttttgcttgcttATTCTGCAGCCGGGTCAACATTGCCAACAAGAACCTGGTCTCATTTGCTTTAGCGGAATAAAtaaggggtagtgtctaattatcacgacactacaggATCAATCTACCAAAATGTGCTCTGCATCTAATGCCGCTTCGTGATCCTCCAGTGGTAGACAACAAACCCGACACAATGGCCAAGCAGCCGCTTCCTGAGTCGCGACCCCACGGACGGACCCCCTCCACCCAAGCAGGATGGTTCTAATCCACCGGCCCCGGTGCTGCGCGTCCATCACACgtccaagcaaacaaacaaatggaacCAGAGCTTTTGTTTCAAGGGCGTGTGTGGTGCCATTTATTTGTTACATAACAACATCCGCTAGGCGCACTTCCATGTTCTTGCCAAGGCGAGCAAATCAATGTCTGCCGGGCAACGGAGAGCGGTTGGGAAGCCGCCCGCTCGGCGTCTTACGTGCGGCGCGGGGTTCGCCGGGCGTTGGGTTGCCTTAGGTTCGGGGATTCGAGCGGAGGATGCTAGCGGGAGGAGGGGCGTGGGGGGGATGCTAACGGATGCTAAAGTGGCGGCGATGCCGCCTTCATCTTTATTCGAGACGTGCTTGTCATAGCCGTGACAATTATAGCGGGTAGGGGGGTCATGGCGAGGCCGCGACTCGCCCTCCCCTGCCCTTTCCTCCCCCTCGAGATAACGGGCAGCATCCTCCCTCCCAGGGCGGCCGACCAGCGAGCCCCGCTAACCGCAGCTGAGCAGCTAGCCTAGCGTGCTAACCTCGCTTCCCACCCGCCACAACCGGCCCTCCttacccccctcaaaaaaaaaaaaatcccaacgtCTGCTCCTCCTCACACGGCCCCGGCACGAGGAGACCGAGAGCCGCCTCCCTGgccgccttccttccttcctttcctctgTCCCTCCTTTGAGCCCGGGAGGACGGGGGCCCTTGTCGGGCGACACGGTCGCCACGGGCGTCTCACCTGGTGGTCGAAGAACGACCGGGATGCCCCCTCCCAGTCCTCCCCCTCCGCCACGACGGCCGCTCGAGCATCCGACGGTCCCTCAGTGGCGAGAGCAGGAGGCGGACGGATCCATAGCCGCCGGTCGCGAGTCCCGAAACGGACAGACGGGGAGAgtgaggcggcggcggaggacaaacggacacacacacagacaaacgcCGCTCGTGTCCCTCCGCCGCTGCTCcgccagggaaaaaaaatcgctCCCGCTCGGTTCGGCTAGACTCGGCTCGTCTCGGCTCTGCTCGGTTCAGTCGGCACGTCACGAACAGCCAGCCAGCTCTGACCCACCGGCAAGGGCTGCTGATGCCTTCGCGAGCTGTTGGACGTGTGACTACTCCGCCCACCTCAAAACAACTTAAACTAGGCTTTGCTCGTGTCTATTTCTACATTAAAAGGCGTCAAGTTCCCAGCGAATGTTCACATGTTAGCGCCTACCGATGGTAACGGAGTAATCATGATTTACTCCCGCGCTAAACGGATCGATTCGCGTGAAGTAGGGGCTTTACAGAGTGCACGTGAAGGCACCATCGCTCTCCTCATGGCATCTTGGGCTTTTGTTGGTCCCTGGCTTTtgttgtgtgtacgtgtgagcgtgtgtgtttgtgtagctGATTTTTCTCATCTGCAGAGAACTTTTATCATTACAATATGACTTGAAAAATCGCAACAACATTTCCAGTATTTTAGTCATCATTGTACTTTTGGGTTTACCAAAATCTAACCCCCCCCCAAGTCATCATCTCcagcccccctcctcctctaaTGTGAATGGTCTCTTTGTTTGGCAAACCTGCTCTCAGTGTGGCTGCAGGCGTGCATCAACAACACTACACAATTGTTACTTTCAAGTTGTTATTCAACAATGATTAACACAAAGGTGACAAATAGCTTTCGTggataaacaacaacaaacaaatatgCACGCGTGCAAGTGGATGTATGGGGAAAAGTGGACGTATAGAAAACCTTGAATCTGTTAATTGGGTTGATGCGCAAATTACTTGTCGGGAAAAGATTTGGAAGAATTGAGTGCTGATTAGAAGTGCACCAAATGTCTAATAGGAATTTTTGGATTTGTTGACATTCGCAAGTGTCTGAGATGCGCTTAAAACACGCCAGTAAATCCACCAATCAATTCGGTTTAAATCAATTTAGCCAACAGCGCCCTCTAGCGGCTTTAgtttaaaatgtcaacatttcaaCTCAATCtggagcttttattttgaattttgagGTTATTCTAACCTCAAATTCTTTTCTAGGTTATTctttgaatatttatttttttactcaatTTGATGATATTAATCAGGACCCTGCTTTGATGCCAAACCATCCTTTGAGTCCTTAACCGATTTAAAAAATTGCCCCATGCAAGGAAAATGTCGAATATGATTTCAAAAATGCTTTCAGATATATTTATATCATATTTATGAATATATATTTTAGAATATAACATAATTAATTATAATATACACTTTTAGACAGCTCAATAAGACAATTAATTATAACATAATTAGAAAATAGTACTTTAATATGGTGGTTACTTCATTTCTGTTGGCATCTCATTCTATTATTCCATTATTAGCCTAACAGCTAAATATTGCCTCACCATGTTAGTTTTGCttccttcaaaaaaaaagaaaaatagttttCCCACTCGGTGGACCAGCTTGAAATACTGGTTGAAATATTTTCGTCTCTTCCTGCTCGGCCTGCTGTTGCGGACATTGCCGAACTATGTCGCATTCTTCTTTCAACCTGTTTTCTTAAAGGCAAAAATTGTTGTCAATAGAAGCGCAGAACAGGTTGGTCCACAAATAGACCAACACTTAGTTTGCAAGAGCAGGCAGCCATAAGAGAAACTCGCAGTCGACAGGTAAGCATCTTTTAAACGCTCTTTTCAACTTTGATATTTTCATACGTTAAGTTCCTACGAGTTAAGTAAGATGAAACCggaccattttttatttattaagcaGGTTAAGCCACCAATCAATTATAGATACACTGTTTTTATATACATTAAACTcgagtttgtaaaaaaaaaaaaaaaggctacaaTTCAGCTTTCTGTTGAAATTACAAAAGGCCAATTTTGAGATTATTAAAAATTTCAGGGTGCTTGTGTCCGCTGACAGACGACGACATGAGGCCAAAACTCTTCCCGTTGCTGGGTTcactgctgctggtgctgccgTTGGCGCTGGAGTGCAACGCCAACACCTTGTCCAGGTGCGAACTGCGAGACCGGCTTAGACAGAACGTCTCTGCGGCACTCTCGGAACGCAACCGGAACCAAACGGACCAGGTTTTGCTCATGCGTAAGTCTCGTGACGCCACTCTTAAGTTTTAGCTGACGTGAGACGGCGATAAAGCAAATTCACTTTTTACACAATTCGGCGGAAGTAAGTTGAGGCCAATGGATGTGaacacacaataaataaataaatagacctCATCATAAGGTCAAAGTTCATTTCATCTGAAATCTCCGCTTGTTGTTCTTGCCGTAGTTGTGTGCCAACTGGATAAGATCTCCGGCCTGAGCACAAGCAAAGTGCACATTCTCGGTGAACGTgccaccaccgccgccaccaccaccacgactGTCTCCACCACACCTGCCAATCAAACCATCATTGGCAACCAAACAGTCAACGCTAACCAAACACAGATTGCGGCCAACGACACAAACGGAGGCAATGACCTAGACCAGGAAGACCAAGCTTTAGGTGAGGACCAAGAAGAAGGAGAACCTCCGGCGGAAGATGAAGAAAACTATTTCGCTGTGGTCGACGTCGAAGAAGCTTATGAAGAGGAGGGCGAGTACCTTTACGTGGCCCAGGAAACCAACACTCACTTTTACGACTGGTTGAAGCTGATGGAAACTCTGAATGAAGAAGACATCCAGTTTGATGAAGAAATGCTGGCCGTGGCCAACGACCAAGTGTGCAACGCTGACGGCGACTCCGACGATCACAAGAACGACATGGATTGGTCGTTGGGGAAGCACGGCATCTTCCAGTTCTCGGACGGCTTCTTCTGTCAGACAACTGCTCGGTGTAGCATGAACATGTGCAACAGCACTTGCGGCGGTGAGTGCCTCCGTGATCCAATCAGAATTCTTGCACGTAGACCAAAAACCAGaaaggaagcaaaaaaacacagagaacCAAATCAGTCACCTCGAATCATACGTAGTACCAACTCAACAATCTGGACCCAAATCATCTCCCAGAATCCAACTTAATGTAGCCCCAAAAGCTCAGATGCTGATTGACAAAAACCAAAACCCCCAACTGAATCATCTTGGAGCTCATCCAGGTGTCCTAGAAACAAA
It encodes:
- the LOC133151326 gene encoding uncharacterized protein LOC133151326, producing MRPKLFPLLGSLLLVLPLALECNANTLSRCELRDRLRQNVSAALSERNRNQTDQVLLMLVCQLDKISGLSTSKVHILGERATTAATTTTTVSTTPANQTIIGNQTVNANQTQIAANDTNGGNDLDQEDQALGEDQEEGEPPAEDEENYFAVVDVEEAYEEEGEYLYVAQETNTHFYDWLKLMETLNEEDIQFDEEMLAVANDQVCNADGDSDDHKNDMDWSLGKHGIFQFSDGFFCQTTARCSMNMCNSTCGVFTDENITNDLECLFRTNYWWYLLMTAGPNCYQPDFFNECN